The proteins below are encoded in one region of Pongo pygmaeus isolate AG05252 chromosome 20, NHGRI_mPonPyg2-v2.0_pri, whole genome shotgun sequence:
- the LOC129020372 gene encoding putative olfactory receptor 7A2, giving the protein MEAFLSENQSRNINHVKAGNETQISEFLLLGFSEKQELQPFLSGLFLSMYLVTVLGNLLIILATISDSCLHTPMYFFLSNLSFVDICFASTTVPKMLVNIQTQSKVITYAGCITQMCFFVLFIVLDSLLLTMMAYDRFVAICHPLHYTVIMNPQLCGLLVLVSWIMSILNSMLQSLMTLQLSFCTDLEIPHFFCELNEMIHLACSDTFVNNMVMYFAAVLLDGGPLVGILYSYCRIVSSIRAISSAQGKYKAFSTCASHLSVVSIFYGTGLGVYLSSTMTQNSHSTAVASVMYTVVTPMLNPFIYSLRNKDIKEALTKFFRGKQ; this is encoded by the exons ATGGAGGCttttctttcagaaaaccagtcaag aaacatcAACCACGTGAAAGCAGGGAATGAGACACAAAtttcagaatttcttcttctaggattttcagaaaaacaagaatTGCAGCCCTTCCTCTCTGGGCTGTTCCTGTCCATGTACCTGGTCACTGTGCTCGGGAACCTGCTCATCATCCTGGCCACGATCTCAGACTCCTgcctccacacccccatgtacttctttCTCTCCAACCTGTCCTTCGTAGATATCTGTTTTGCCTCCACCACAGTCCCAAAGATGTTGGTGAACATCCAGACACAGAGCAAAGTCATTACCTATGCAGGTTGCATCACCCAGATGTGCTTTTTTGTACTCTTTATAGTGTTGGACAGCCTACTCCTGACCATGATGGCCTATGACCGGTTTGTGGCCATCTGTCACCCCCTGCACTACACAGTCATCATGAACCCTCAGCTCTGTGGACTGCTGGTTCTGGTGTCCTGGATCATGAGCATCCTAAACTCCATGTTACAAAGTTTAATGACATTGCAGTTGTCCTTCTGCACAGACTTGGAAATCCCTCACTTTTTCTGTGAACTTAATGAGATGATCCACCTTGCCTGTTCTGACACCTTTGTGAACAACATGGTGATGTATTTTGCAGCTGTGCTGCTGGATGGTGGTCCTCTTGTTGGGATCCTTTATTCTTACTGTAGGATTGTTTCCTCCATACGTGCAATCTCGTCAGCTCAGGGGAAGTACAAGGCATTTTCCACCTGTGCATCTCACCTCTCAGTTGTCTCCATATTTTATGGTACGGGGCTAGGGGTGTACCTTAGCTCTACTATGACTCAAAACTCACACTCAACTGCTGTCGCCTCGGTGATGTACACTGTGGTCACCCCCATGCTCAACCCCTTCATTTACAGTCTGAGGAATAAAGACATAAAGGAGGCTCTGACAAAATTCTTCAGAGGGAAACAATAA
- the LOC129020233 gene encoding olfactory receptor 7A17 has product MEPENDTGISEFVLLGLSEEPELQPFLFGLFLSVYLVTVLGNLLIILATISDSHLHTPMYFFLSNLSFADICFISTTVPKMLINIQTQSRVITYAGCITQMCFFVLFGGLDSLLLAAMAYDQFVAICHPLHYTVIMNPRLCGLLVLASWMIAALNSLSQSLMVLWLSFCTDLEIPHFFCELNEVIHLACSDTFLNDMGMYFAAGLLAGGPLARILYSYSKIVSSIHAISSAQGKYKAFSTCASHLSVVSLFCCTGLGVYLTSAATHNSHTSATASVMYTVATPMLNPFIYSLRNKDIKRALKMSFRGKQ; this is encoded by the coding sequence atggaGCCAGAGAATGACACAGGGATTTCAGAATTTGTTCTTCTGGGACTTTCAGAGGAACCAGAATTGCAGCCCTTCCTCTTTGGGCTGTTCCTGTCCGTGTACCTGGTCACTGTGCTCGGGAACCTGCTGATCATCCTGGCCACAATCTCAgactcccacctccacacccccatgtacttcttcctctccaacctgTCCTTTGCAGACATCTGTTTCATCTCCACTACAGTCCCAAAGATGCTCATTAACATCCAGACACAGAGCAGAGTCATCACCTATGCAGGCTGCATCACCCAGATGtgcttttttgtactttttggagGGTTAGACAGCTTACTCCTGGCTGCGATGGCCTATGACCAGTTTGTGGCCATCTGTCATCCTCTGCACTACACGGTCATCATGAACCCTCGGCTCTGTGGACTCCTGGTTCTGGCATCCTGGATGATTGCTGCCCTGAATTCCTTGTCACAAAGCTTAATGGTGCTGTGGTTGTCCTTCTGCACAGACTTGGAAATCCCTCACTTTTTCTGTGAACTTAATGAGGTCATCCACCTTGCCTGTTCTGACACCTTTCTTAATGACATGGGGATGTATTTTGCAGCAGGGCTGCTGGCTGGTGGTCCCCTTGCGAGGATCCTTTACTCTTACTCTAAGATAGTTTCCTCTATACATGCAATCTCATCAGCTCAGGGGAAGTACAAGGCATTTTCCACCTGTGCATCGCACCTCTCAGTTGTCTCTTTATTTTGTTGTACGGGCCTAGGTGTGTACCTTACTTCTGCTGCAACCCACAACTCACACACAAGTGCAACAGCCTCGGTGATGTACACTGTGGCCACCCCCATGCTGAACCCCTTTATCTACAGTCTGAGGAATAAAGACATAAAGAGGGCTCTGAAAATGTCCTTCAGAGGAAAGCAATAA